A window of Mucilaginibacter sp. PAMC 26640 contains these coding sequences:
- a CDS encoding ABC transporter ATP-binding protein, with the protein MILRAENLVKKYKQRSVVNDVTFNVAQGEIVGLLGPNGAGKTTSFYMIVGLIKPNEGKIFLDDQEITGDPMYRRAQKGIGYLAQEASVFRKLSVEDNIKAVLEMGKMPKDQQSDKLEELIDEFSLHKVRRNRGDLLSGGERRRTEIARALAAEPNFILLDEPFAGVDPIAVEEIQAMVAKLRHRNIGILITDHNVQETLSITDRAYLLFEGKILESGVPEILAANEMVRKVYLGANFVLKRKTFAQ; encoded by the coding sequence ATGATCCTAAGAGCAGAAAACTTAGTTAAAAAATATAAGCAGCGCAGCGTTGTTAACGATGTTACCTTTAATGTAGCGCAGGGCGAAATTGTGGGTTTGCTTGGGCCAAATGGTGCCGGTAAAACCACCTCCTTTTACATGATCGTAGGATTGATTAAACCCAACGAGGGCAAGATCTTTTTAGACGACCAGGAGATCACCGGCGACCCGATGTACCGCCGTGCCCAAAAAGGCATTGGCTACCTGGCACAGGAAGCATCCGTTTTCCGTAAACTTTCCGTGGAAGATAATATTAAAGCCGTGCTGGAAATGGGCAAAATGCCAAAAGATCAGCAAAGCGACAAACTGGAGGAGCTGATAGATGAGTTCAGCTTACACAAGGTACGCAGAAACCGCGGCGACCTGCTAAGCGGTGGCGAGCGCCGCCGTACTGAAATTGCCCGTGCTCTTGCGGCCGAGCCCAACTTTATCCTGCTGGATGAACCCTTTGCCGGCGTAGATCCTATTGCCGTGGAAGAGATCCAGGCAATGGTAGCTAAATTAAGGCACCGCAATATCGGCATCCTTATTACCGACCACAACGTACAGGAAACGCTCTCGATCACCGACCGTGCCTACCTTTTATTTGAAGGAAAGATCTTGGAATCCGGCGTGCCGGAAATACTGGCCGCTAACGAAATGGTGCGTAAAGTTTACCTCGGCGCAAATTTCGTTTTGAAGAGAAAAACTTTTGCTCAATAA